AATCATTTATTCTGACCACCTTACAGCTTACGCTACacaataaaatgataataaatctCTTATGGCGTCAATGATAAGcgagaaacttgaaaatttcgtattcattttcaattttcttcctcACGCATTTTTATCTGGGTTTAAATTTATCCGAAAAGATAATTGTGAATATACGGAGAGCTATACCCGCCTCGTGCTTATTCCGTCTTCGTTGTGGTCAGAGAGGTTATGTGACATATGAGTCGTCGGCTGACGCTCACGTTAAGCGAAGCAAGAGTTTtaacttattttcaaaatgttgactacgaaaacatttttcagaaaaacaaaGAGGGGAAATATTCTCAAGGTTTGTTTAATCCGTAGTAAACGGTAGGCGGTGTCATCACACAATATTGTGATTACGAATTCTTGTGGTTATGTTATCTAATTGCACTTTTTACACAGATTGTCAGAGAGCACTACCTCAGGGATGATATATGGTGTGGGTCAAATCTGTGCTCAATATGTAAACACAAAAGCAAGGATTTAGTCCTTGATGAAGACCCTGAGTCGAAAAGTTCGTTATACCCTCAGGGACACTATCTTGTTCTGGATACCAACGTAGTTCTCGACCAGGTAATCGAGTTTTGAGTATTGGTCTTTAAAGAACTTTCAAGCAATTGAACAAGTAGCAAAATCTCAGtgggtttttttatttttttagattgATGTTCTCGAAGAAGATGCTCTGTGCAACGTCATAATTTTGCAAACTGTGCTTGAAGAGGTACGGCACAGAAGTTCCAATGTGTACAAAAAACTGAGAGACATTATTGGCGATCCTAAGCGAAAGTTTTACGTCTTCGTTAATGAGCATCATAAGTGAGAATCTTCGACTctctaacaaaaaaaaaaatatgccacAGCAAAgttgtttcactttttctcCCAAATATTTCAGGGATACCTATATTGAACGAGAACCACGTGAGAACGTAAATGATCGCAATGATAGAGCTATCAGAGTCGCTGCAGCTTGGTACCAGGATCACGTGAATGCGAGCAAAGGTGCTCGTAAAGAGAAGCAAAAGGTTGACGTTGTTTTGCTTACAGACGATGCCGCGAATCGAGATAAAGCGAGCGGTGAAGGCATCAACGCTGCGTCGAGTAAGTATACTTGCACTATTGAAGTCATCGTTAGAATTAAGTATAATAAGGTCATTAGAATTCCCATCGAATAAAAACTGGAAATTATTCCTTCAGTGCAAGATTATGTTGCATCGTTAATTGACGCTGGGTTCTTACAAGACAAGCTGTGTAAGCGGAACTATGTTCTCGAAGGAGAAAGCAAGACACCGCTGTTTCCACCACACTTGACGCCTGCTCAAATTCACGACGGTATAAAGAGCAGGAAATTGCTACAAGGAACGTTCCTTGCTTCAAGGGAGAATTTTTTGGAAGGAAGTGTGAATGTCGAAGGatacgaaaaatttgtgagCTTTGTTTTAAAGTACTTGGACTGTGATTTGTCTGTTTACAAGTGATATCTTCTAAATTTCAAGCAATGGCCTTCGTCTTTGATCACAGATATTGTTGCAAGGAAAACTCGCACTGAATAGAGCAGTCGACGGGGATATCGTCGCTATCGAGCTACTGCCCGAAGATCAGTGGAGTGTACCCTCGGATTTAGTTATtcaagacgaagaagaagatcCTAGTGATTTGCTGGAAGATGAAACCGAGTTGAAGGCTATAAAAGTTCCGAAAAACATTCAGAGAACGCCTACCGGGGTTGTGGTAGGCATAATTAGACGGAAATGGCGACAATACTGCGGTATTCTGCAGCCCAGTCTTGTGAAAGGGGTGAGTTTGCTGCTAGTTAAATGATTGCAATTGATTTTATCTTGCCACATATGTGTAAATACAGTATAAATCTGCTACATCTTGCACAAATTATCAATGCTGAGTCCGgcattcaaattttaatattttttccgtaccagagtaaaaatattccaatgtTTGATTTTTGCAGAACGTGAGGCACATGTTCGTTCCGGCAGAGCGAAAAATACCGCGAGTAAGGATCGAAACTCGTCAATCTGAGAATCTGAGCAAGCAGCGGATTATAGTCGCGATAGACTCTTGGCCCCGCAACTCTAGATACCCTTTGGGCCACTTTGTCAGAGCACTTGGTAACATTGGTGATAAAGAAACAGAGAACGAAGTCCTCCTCCTTGAGCACGACATTCCTCACAACAGATTCTCAGACGCGGTCCTCAGTTTTCTTCCAAAATTACCCTGGCTGATAACCGAGGCGGTGAgtactgattttttattttatttaaacgacAGGCAAGCGTGAGTCCTTTCTCCATTATATCTTCttccatttattttctctacTCTCATTCCATTTTCACCAAGTTCCAAGAATTCACGGAAACACCGCTTGtcattgattttttctcaGGATGTATAATTCAATTTCTCGCATGTCGTCCGACGCGTTCTCGGCATCCTCAGCGTTGCCTAAGGTACTATCGGAGGTAGGAAGGGTTGCGGCTGATCGAAGTTCTCCAAAAAGAGCCTGCGAACAGAAATGAAACGTCGGCGGATTCCAGGGTCTACCGGAGCCCCTTAAATTCCAGTTCACGTGACGGAGGAATAATTCCAAAATCTAATTCGTAATAAACGAACTTGCAAAACCGTTCGCATTTCGTTATGGAACTCGAAGCTCAGCCCGCCAGCTCCGTTGTTGTCCACGTTATTATTCAGCAGAGTAACTTCGTGTACTTCGTTTCTAGCGGCAGTGCTCGGCCCGCTAATTGGAGATAAAATGTCGTGATCCGAACTGCTCGCGGCTCTCAACAGAGTCGCCGGGTATAAATTGGAAACCAAAGTGCACCTCGGTAGTTCGCCGATGGTCAGGGGTACCAAGGACAGGTCCTCAACGTTCCCGGCAACGACGCATCTTCTCTCCAGGTTCTCATCCCGCCTCTCGAGtctattgaatttcaaatcttaCCATCAACCTCGTGGTCAAAATCGTCTGGATTCTTACCGGCGACGTCTTTGGATCGACAAACGTTGCGCGTGCGATCTCTTCGGCAGGTGTGGCGCCACGAATGGTGCCACATTACCCGGTGCGGAAAGCGGTGGTGGCAGCGGCGGAGGCGGAGGTGGAGGCCTCGATGGGGGTAGCGGCGGCGCGCAGAAGGAGGGAAATGGAAGTGGAATAATTGTCTTCTCTTTTGGACGTTTATCAGCCTCGTTAACACCACTCAGGGGGTGAAAAGCTTGCGTCTGGTTAAGTTTTCGCGTTACCAGGACGCTCAGGTTCTCCAACGCGTGCTGTTTATTCTGGTGACAAAGGGAACGTTTTTTTAGACCCTCATGTTCCCCCCGATTCACATGCTCATTATAGAGGTGGCggaaatttctttcgtttacTTTTACGTCCGTCAGTATTCCCTCCAATATTTCTGGTTTCTGGCTATTCTTCACACTTTCCCAACGCGAAAACATCGGCTTATCGTACAGCGCTATGGTACATTCCATTTCCCGTATCTCTGTACcagattcaattatttcaaaagtCTTTGATTATGTCGCATCAATATATCAACCGATTGGAGCATAACGGAGTTTTTACTTTCTCTCGGTTATATTTCAACTAACCGTCATCCCGCAATCTTTTCAAGATCTTCTTCACTGTGATTTCTTCTTTCCTAACCGATTTTCTTTGCGCCTTTAGCTTTTCCACGTTAGCCACAGCCTCTTTAACTTCCGCAAGTATGCTTTGCAGCTCGCTCACGCTGCTCTCCAACCGATTTCTTAGAATGCTGAAACGATGTATAAGAGCTGAATAAAGAACGGCTcgtatgagaataaaaataaaaatatgcgaCGATGATATATAATTAACGCTCACTTGGGGTATTCGTAAGTAAGAAAATTCAGATCTCTGACGCTCAAAATGTACTTGATAAATTTGTCCAATTGATTGCAGAAGGGAAAGACGTCTGTCAGTGaaacattgcggtccacgtcGAGGCTGGACCGACTTTCGCCATTCGATTGATCGTCCATAGTgacattcattttatttctggAATCCAATCCCACGCTTATTACGATTCGGGTCTATTTAGCGACAGGtgcatttatttttacctAGGAACCGGGATTGACCTTATAAACTCCCAGAAATATTGAGAATGCGTGTGTTTCATTGGGATCGTTATAGAGTTGCTCCATATCTCGCGAAATGTAACGGCGTTCCCAATCTTGAATTAACAGTCCATTTTGTATGCTGTGAAACTGTGCGGCCGTCGTCTATTGCCTGAATTACTGAGCTaggaatgataatttttagttCAATACTTTGGCGTGAGTAAGAATTTTGCCATTACTGGCAAAACAAGAGAGCGGGAAGCGTGTCAAATGTTGGTCCAAAGCCTACTGACAATTAGCAACTCGACTGACGCCTCGTTCTCCGATTTTTGTCCCTCAGGACGTTACCCAACGCGTCGATCTGCGGCACATAGACGTTTGCTCGGTCGACCCACCGGGTTGTACGGACATCGACGATGCCCTGCATTGTCGGGAATTGGAAAATGGGAACCTCGAGGTCGGGGTCCACATCGCGGACGTTTCTCACTTCATTCGTCCTGGAACCGCGCTGGACAAGGAAGCCGCGTCACGTGGCACCACCGTCTACCTCGTCGACAAGAGGATCGACATGGTTCCGGGTAAGGGGATTGCGCAATCGTTTGCAACACGCTTCCTTTGTTCGTTAATTCTCTGCCgttattgattttattacctCCCTCTTATCTCCCGCAGAACTACTCAGCTCGAATCTTTGCTCTCTTCGTGGTAACGAGGAGAGATTCGCGTTTTCGTGCGTATGGGAAATGGACGAAAAGGCTAATATAATAGACACGAAATTTCACAAGAGTATTATCCGATCTCGACAAGCCATGACTTACGAGGAGGCTCAGCTCAAGATTGACGACGAAACGCAGCAAGATTCCATTGCCAAGTCGCTGAGGGGCCTGAATAGTTTGGCTAAAAAATTGAAGGCGAAACGTTTTGAGAACGGGTAAATTTTACTCATAActcgcataattttttttatttcataaaatcatTGATATCCAAATAATACGGAAATTATCATTGCAGAGCGTTGGTTTTGGCCTCACCGGAAATCCGGTTTGAGGTAGACAGCGAGACCCACGACCCCATAGACGTTCAGGCGAAGAAGCTTAGGGAGACTAACTCGATGGTCGAAGAATTTATGTTGCTTGCCAATACTTctgtggcaaaaaaaattgttcaagatTTTCCGGAGTGCTCAATGCTCAGACGACATCCGGAGCCGCCTCAGGCAAACTTTGATCCACTCGTGAAGGCTGGAAGGAACCGGGTtcgttgtggaaaaaaaaagaaaaaaaaaatcggggTTATCTTgccgtttttaatttttgattttccgatccattttactgaattttttaggGCTTCGTCATAAATACTGCGTCCGGCAAGGAGCTCGCAACTTCTTTGAACGAGGCTCACACCGAGGATAACCCGTATTTCAATACGATGCTCAGGATACTGGCGACTCGATGCATGATGCAGGCTGTTTATTTCACCAGCGGAATGTTGCAGCCTGAAGAATACTTTCATTATGGTCTTGCGTGTCCGATTTACACGCATTTCACATCGCCAATAAGAAGGTGaatgcaaataaaaatccgGAGAAGCGAAACCCcgcattttatttattgtattctGTTTGTACCGGGGCGTTGacttttttcgaatcaatATACCGCTGCTCATAGTCAGTTGAACAAATTCCAATAGCTTGGAAATCTCCTCGCCTCCGAAACATGGCATTTGAATCAATCGTTCACCCGTAATATCCGAATATCTGGATTTTCGGCACTCCAGGTACGCAGATATCATGGTTCACCGTCTCCTCGCCGTCTGCATAGGTGCCGATGCGACCTATCCCAACTTACTTGACAAGAAGAAGAACCACGAGCTGTGTTACAACTTGAACTACAGAAACAGAATGGCCCAGTACGCCGGCAGAGCCTCAGTCGCCCTGAATACGCACGTGAGTCAATTGGCGAAATAATTGTACAAATAATGtgatttgattgaataatttttcttctttgttggATTAGTTGTTTTTCAGAGAGAAAGTACAGAACGAGGAGGGTTACGTGTTATTTGTAAGGAAAAACGCCCTTCAGATTCTCATACCGAAATACGGACTGGAGGGAACTTTATATCTTAGTAAAAAAGGCGAAGTTTCACctgtaaatttcatttatgaCGAGGAAGACCAGAGCCAGAAATTCGAACACATTGTTTTCCATTCCTTCGATCCAGTCGTGGTCCAGCTGAGTCTTGACCGGTCAAACGTTCAGCACGAGAAGCTTGTGTTCAAGCTTGTGAAGCCAGTTGTAAGAGATTTCCTAGTCAGCTTGTTACTATGTTTATATATCCAGACACGTGTTCATTTCCGCACTTTATAGTTCATACTTTGATGTTATTGAACTCGTTTGCAGATCCCCGGATTCAGTATTCCGACGAAATCCGATCCGGAAATGGTTCCGAAATCGAATATCGTGCCCAAACGTAAGACGGAAGAAAAACCGACGGGCTCGGAAATTTCGGGCGGAAAAAGGGGTAGGagaaagaagcagaaaaagTGAGATGAGAAAATCTTCGATTCTTACATGATGAACGATATTGAAGACTGTGtaatattgaatgaaaatatatggaaagaaaaaggttTCA
This region of Neodiprion fabricii isolate iyNeoFabr1 chromosome 7, iyNeoFabr1.1, whole genome shotgun sequence genomic DNA includes:
- the LOC124186865 gene encoding arp2/3 complex-activating protein rickA-like isoform X1; protein product: MKHTHSQYFWEFIRSIPVPRNKMNVTMDDQSNGESRSSLDVDRNVSLTDVFPFCNQLDKFIKYILSVRDLNFLTYEYPNILRNRLESSVSELQSILAEVKEAVANVEKLKAQRKSVRKEEITVKKILKRLRDDEIREMECTIALYDKPMFSRWESVKNSQKPEILEGILTDVKVNERNFRHLYNEHVNRGEHEGLKKRSLCHQNKQHALENLSVLVTRKLNQTQAFHPLSGVNEADKRPKEKTIIPLPFPSFCAPPLPPSRPPPPPPPLPPPLSAPGNVAPFVAPHLPKRSHAQRLSIQRRRRLERRDENLERRCVVAGNVEDLSLVPLTIGELPRCTLVSNLYPATLLRAASSSDHDILSPISGPSTAARNEVHEVTLLNNNVDNNGAGGLSFEFHNEMRTVLQALFGELRSAATLPTSDSTLGNAEDAENASDDMREIELYILRKNQ
- the LOC124186861 gene encoding exosome complex exonuclease RRP44 gives rise to the protein MLTTKTFFRKTKRGNILKIVREHYLRDDIWCGSNLCSICKHKSKDLVLDEDPESKSSLYPQGHYLVLDTNVVLDQIDVLEEDALCNVIILQTVLEEVRHRSSNVYKKLRDIIGDPKRKFYVFVNEHHKDTYIEREPRENVNDRNDRAIRVAAAWYQDHVNASKGARKEKQKVDVVLLTDDAANRDKASGEGINAASMQDYVASLIDAGFLQDKLCKRNYVLEGESKTPLFPPHLTPAQIHDGIKSRKLLQGTFLASRENFLEGSVNVEGYEKFILLQGKLALNRAVDGDIVAIELLPEDQWSVPSDLVIQDEEEDPSDLLEDETELKAIKVPKNIQRTPTGVVVGIIRRKWRQYCGILQPSLVKGNVRHMFVPAERKIPRVRIETRQSENLSKQRIIVAIDSWPRNSRYPLGHFVRALGNIGDKETENEVLLLEHDIPHNRFSDAVLSFLPKLPWLITEADVTQRVDLRHIDVCSVDPPGCTDIDDALHCRELENGNLEVGVHIADVSHFIRPGTALDKEAASRGTTVYLVDKRIDMVPELLSSNLCSLRGNEERFAFSCVWEMDEKANIIDTKFHKSIIRSRQAMTYEEAQLKIDDETQQDSIAKSLRGLNSLAKKLKAKRFENGALVLASPEIRFEVDSETHDPIDVQAKKLRETNSMVEEFMLLANTSVAKKIVQDFPECSMLRRHPEPPQANFDPLVKAGRNRGFVINTASGKELATSLNEAHTEDNPYFNTMLRILATRCMMQAVYFTSGMLQPEEYFHYGLACPIYTHFTSPIRRYADIMVHRLLAVCIGADATYPNLLDKKKNHELCYNLNYRNRMAQYAGRASVALNTHLFFREKVQNEEGYVLFVRKNALQILIPKYGLEGTLYLSKKGEVSPVNFIYDEEDQSQKFEHIVFHSFDPVVVQLSLDRSNVQHEKLVFKLVKPVIPGFSIPTKSDPEMVPKSNIVPKRKTEEKPTGSEISGGKRGRRKKQKK
- the LOC124186865 gene encoding uncharacterized protein LOC124186865 isoform X3, whose protein sequence is MKHTHSQYFWEFIRSIPVPRNKMNVTMDDQSNGESRSSLDVDRNVSLTDVFPFCNQLDKFIKYILSVRDLNFLTYEYPNILRNRLESSVSELQSILAEVKEAVANVEKLKAQRKSVRKEEITVKKILKRLRDDEIREMECTIALYDKPMFSRWESVKNSQKPEILEGILTDVKNKQHALENLSVLVTRKLNQTQAFHPLSGVNEADKRPKEKTIIPLPFPSFCAPPLPPSRPPPPPPPLPPPLSAPGNVAPFVAPHLPKRSHAQRLSIQRRRRLERRDENLERRCVVAGNVEDLSLVPLTIGELPRCTLVSNLYPATLLRAASSSDHDILSPISGPSTAARNEVHEVTLLNNNVDNNGAGGLSFEFHNEMRTVLQALFGELRSAATLPTSDSTLGNAEDAENASDDMREIELYILRKNQ
- the LOC124186865 gene encoding arp2/3 complex-activating protein rickA-like isoform X2, with protein sequence MKHTHSQYFWEFIRNKMNVTMDDQSNGESRSSLDVDRNVSLTDVFPFCNQLDKFIKYILSVRDLNFLTYEYPNILRNRLESSVSELQSILAEVKEAVANVEKLKAQRKSVRKEEITVKKILKRLRDDEIREMECTIALYDKPMFSRWESVKNSQKPEILEGILTDVKVNERNFRHLYNEHVNRGEHEGLKKRSLCHQNKQHALENLSVLVTRKLNQTQAFHPLSGVNEADKRPKEKTIIPLPFPSFCAPPLPPSRPPPPPPPLPPPLSAPGNVAPFVAPHLPKRSHAQRLSIQRRRRLERRDENLERRCVVAGNVEDLSLVPLTIGELPRCTLVSNLYPATLLRAASSSDHDILSPISGPSTAARNEVHEVTLLNNNVDNNGAGGLSFEFHNEMRTVLQALFGELRSAATLPTSDSTLGNAEDAENASDDMREIELYILRKNQ